A stretch of Microbacterium caowuchunii DNA encodes these proteins:
- a CDS encoding ABC transporter substrate-binding protein, which yields MKKHTLLAGLGVAASVALVATGCSASGGSDDGSTEVTFLTHWGPDQVTMLEDAAAAFTEENPDITVKVQAVPFANLLSTLRTQGASADGPTIAGIYDAWLPELARDGLAAEAPSDVAKDVTDNWPSGVVNAATQEGALYGIPNEVDLYQLNYNTALFEEAGIAAPPATWDELLTAADAITATGDGRQGIGFITSWNSGAVHPFLSLLASNGGSFLNEAGDAADLESPEALETAELYQQLVDAGATNPAMSGANANTTGPYLDNFVNGKTGMIVMANWWESSLKDAMGDDFANVATAPIPVGPSGDVSSSISYSWDTIVNGNASDEKQAAAWKFLSWLNGPDSGENGSSAMGDMLISMGILPSRLSDVEAHAEALGSDFLSSYVAAMETATPFPTVLGASAGADALQRQIEALLNGQVDAATAMKTATADVDAALTAAR from the coding sequence ATGAAGAAGCACACGCTGCTTGCAGGCCTCGGTGTCGCGGCCTCGGTCGCGCTCGTCGCCACCGGCTGCTCGGCCTCGGGAGGATCCGATGACGGCTCCACCGAAGTGACGTTCCTGACCCACTGGGGTCCGGACCAGGTCACCATGCTCGAGGACGCCGCCGCGGCCTTCACGGAGGAGAACCCGGACATCACCGTCAAGGTCCAGGCCGTGCCGTTCGCGAACCTGCTCTCGACGCTGCGCACGCAGGGCGCGTCCGCCGACGGCCCGACGATCGCCGGCATCTACGACGCCTGGCTGCCGGAGCTCGCCCGCGACGGTCTCGCCGCCGAGGCGCCGAGCGACGTCGCCAAGGACGTCACCGACAACTGGCCGTCCGGTGTGGTCAACGCCGCGACCCAGGAGGGAGCCCTGTACGGCATCCCGAACGAGGTCGACCTGTACCAGTTGAACTACAACACCGCGCTGTTCGAAGAGGCCGGCATCGCCGCTCCGCCCGCCACTTGGGACGAGCTGCTGACGGCCGCCGACGCGATCACCGCGACCGGCGACGGACGTCAGGGGATCGGGTTCATCACGAGTTGGAACTCCGGCGCCGTGCACCCCTTCCTCTCGCTGCTCGCCTCCAACGGGGGCAGCTTCCTGAACGAGGCCGGCGACGCCGCCGACCTGGAGAGCCCGGAGGCCCTCGAGACCGCCGAGCTGTACCAGCAGCTCGTGGACGCGGGAGCGACGAACCCGGCGATGTCTGGTGCGAACGCCAACACCACCGGTCCGTACCTCGACAACTTCGTCAACGGCAAGACCGGCATGATCGTCATGGCGAACTGGTGGGAGAGCTCCCTCAAGGACGCCATGGGCGATGACTTCGCGAACGTCGCCACGGCGCCGATCCCGGTCGGGCCGAGCGGTGACGTGTCCAGCTCGATCTCGTACTCGTGGGACACGATCGTCAACGGCAACGCCTCCGACGAGAAGCAGGCGGCCGCCTGGAAGTTCCTCAGCTGGCTGAACGGCCCGGACTCGGGCGAGAACGGCTCCTCGGCGATGGGTGACATGCTCATCTCGATGGGCATCCTGCCCAGCCGGCTGTCCGACGTCGAGGCGCACGCCGAAGCGCTCGGGTCCGACTTCCTGAGCTCCTACGTCGCCGCGATGGAGACCGCCACGCCGTTCCCGACCGTCCTGGGCGCCAGCGCCGGTGCCGACGCGCTGCAGCGTCAGATCGAGGCGCTGCTGAACGGGCAGGTGGATGCGGCGACCGCCATGAAGACGGCGACCGCGGACGTCGACGCCGCGCTCACCGCCGCACGCTGA
- a CDS encoding PIG-L deacetylase family protein, whose translation MSKTVIAVGGHIGDMELTAGPTLAKVVLEGGRAIIVDCTYGERGHPTIAPSIYREQKLEEARFFADTIGAELVTLDYSDGFLPDDEAVAEQIAEVIREAKPDILITHWLHSMHRDHERAAQAAIRAAFLASIPIEEIDAERHSVPVILHAENWEDMEGFEADTFYEIPDEAYERWRAGIERHAFARGETYGFRFIDYYSALMQVKGCLVGHQRAAAFKSAGHERFALAGP comes from the coding sequence ATGAGTAAGACCGTCATCGCCGTCGGTGGACACATCGGCGACATGGAACTGACCGCCGGACCCACCCTGGCCAAGGTGGTGCTCGAGGGCGGACGCGCGATCATCGTGGACTGCACCTACGGCGAGCGCGGCCACCCCACGATCGCGCCCAGCATCTACCGCGAGCAGAAGCTCGAGGAGGCCCGCTTCTTCGCCGACACGATCGGTGCGGAACTGGTCACCCTCGACTACTCGGACGGCTTCCTGCCGGACGACGAGGCCGTGGCGGAGCAGATCGCCGAGGTCATCCGCGAAGCCAAGCCCGACATCCTCATCACGCATTGGCTGCACTCGATGCACCGCGACCACGAGCGGGCGGCGCAGGCGGCCATCCGGGCCGCGTTCCTCGCGTCCATCCCGATCGAGGAGATCGACGCCGAGCGTCACTCCGTGCCGGTCATCCTGCACGCGGAGAACTGGGAGGACATGGAGGGCTTCGAGGCCGACACGTTCTACGAGATCCCGGACGAGGCGTACGAGCGGTGGCGTGCCGGGATCGAACGTCACGCGTTCGCGCGCGGGGAGACCTACGGTTTCCGCTTCATCGATTACTACTCCGCGCTGATGCAGGTCAAGGGATGCCTCGTCGGTCACCAGCGCGCCGCCGCTTTCAAGTCCGCCGGGCACGAGCGGTTCGCCCTCGCCGGTCCCTGA
- a CDS encoding carbohydrate ABC transporter permease, with translation MNLTSTTGGGPISGLPRPRRRRTDKAHRGITAAIFLSPTVLIIGLFTVVPMIMTIVISFHRWSMFTPITEMDFVGLDNYARLLSDSARVQAIANTGVYVLLSVVITVPLAFLIAMLLYFPRLRGRNIVRVILFATYVIPTIAIVIIWSNIYAPGYGPLSAMIQAIGITPPGWLSDPSWALVSLVIFNVWQMLGYYVILLVAGLTQIPEELYEAAKVDGAGIVRQTRSITIPMLSGSLVFVVLMTIINSIQVFDPIYLLTQGGPAGSTNVVSFEIQRSAFQYGQAGDASALAVSLFMLIVLVGVVLNAISKARKR, from the coding sequence GTGAACCTCACGTCAACAACCGGGGGAGGCCCGATCTCGGGCCTCCCCCGGCCACGTCGCCGCCGGACGGACAAGGCGCACCGCGGGATCACCGCGGCGATCTTCCTGAGTCCCACGGTGCTCATCATCGGACTGTTCACCGTCGTCCCGATGATCATGACCATCGTCATCAGCTTCCACCGCTGGTCGATGTTCACCCCGATCACCGAGATGGACTTCGTCGGCCTCGACAACTACGCGCGCTTGCTGAGTGACAGCGCGCGCGTCCAGGCGATCGCCAACACCGGCGTGTACGTGCTGCTGAGCGTCGTGATCACCGTGCCGCTGGCGTTCCTCATCGCCATGCTGCTGTACTTCCCGCGGCTGCGCGGGCGCAACATCGTGCGCGTCATCCTCTTCGCCACGTACGTGATCCCGACGATCGCGATCGTGATCATCTGGAGCAATATCTACGCTCCCGGCTACGGCCCGCTGAGCGCCATGATCCAGGCGATCGGGATCACGCCCCCCGGCTGGCTCAGCGACCCTTCCTGGGCGCTGGTCTCCCTCGTCATCTTCAACGTCTGGCAGATGCTCGGCTACTACGTCATCCTGCTGGTCGCCGGTCTCACCCAGATCCCCGAGGAGCTGTACGAGGCCGCCAAGGTCGACGGCGCCGGGATCGTGCGCCAGACCCGGTCCATCACCATCCCGATGCTGAGCGGTTCGCTCGTGTTCGTGGTCCTGATGACCATCATCAACTCCATCCAGGTGTTCGACCCGATCTACCTGCTGACCCAGGGCGGTCCCGCCGGGTCGACCAACGTGGTCTCGTTCGAGATCCAGCGTTCGGCGTTCCAGTACGGGCAGGCCGGCGACGCCAGCGCGCTCGCCGTCTCGCTGTTCATG